The Desmodus rotundus isolate HL8 unplaced genomic scaffold, HLdesRot8A.1 manual_scaffold_219, whole genome shotgun sequence genome includes a window with the following:
- the LOC128780067 gene encoding ubiquitin-conjugating enzyme E2 D3-like yields MCFAGPVDDSMFTWKGTIMGPADSPYEGGLFRLNIQFPPNYPFRPPLIYFTTPIYHPNINRRGYICVDILRSQWSPILTISKLLLSITSMLCDPNPNDPFVPSIGRMYLQDRDAFDTMARAWTKKYAR; encoded by the coding sequence atgtgcttCGCGGGGCCGGTGGACGACAGCATGTTCACATGGAAGGGGACCATTATGGGTCCCGCCGACAGCCCTTACGAGGGTGGGCTGTTCCGCCTGAACATACAATTCCCAcccaattaccccttcaggccgcCGCTTATTTACTTCAcaaccccgatctaccaccccaatatcaaccgaaggggatatatctgtgtagatattctcaggtcccagtggtctcctatactgaccatatccaaactcttgctatccatcacctccatgctatgtgaccccaaccccaacgacCCCTTTGTTCcgtccattgggagaatgtacttaCAGGACAGGGATGCCTTTGATACCATGgcccgagcttggaccaagaagtatgctaggTGA
- the LOC128780070 gene encoding ubiquitin-conjugating enzyme E2 D3-like, with amino-acid sequence MCFAGPVDHSMFTWKGTIMGPADSPYEGGLFRLNIQFPPNYPFRPPLIYFTTPIYHPNINRRGYICVDILRSQWSPILTISKLLLSITSMLCDPNPNDPFVPSIGRMYLQDRDAFDTMARAWTKKYAR; translated from the coding sequence atgtgcttCGCGGGGCCGGTGGACCACAGCATGTTCACATGGAAGGGGACCATTATGGGTCCCGCCGACAGCCCTTACGAGGGTGGGCTGTTCCGCCTGAACATACAATTCCCAcccaattaccccttcaggccgcCGCTTATTTACTTCAcaaccccgatctaccaccccaatatcaaccgaaggggatatatctgtgtagatattctcaggtcccagtggtctcctatactgaccatatccaaactcttgctatccatcacctccatgctatgtgaccccaaccccaacgacCCCTTTGTTCcgtccattgggagaatgtacttaCAGGACAGGGATGCCTTTGATACCATGgcccgagcttggaccaagaagtatgctaggTGA